The genomic DNA CGATCAGCCGCGTGAACTTGTGGATCGCCAGGTCCGGCCGCTGCCGGGGCCCGTAGACCGTGAAAAACCGCAGGCACGCGATCGGCAGCTGGTACAGGTGGTGGAACGTGTAGCAGATCAGCTCGCCCGCCCGCTTCGTCGCCGCGTACGGGCTCACCGGCTGGGCGACGTTGTCCTCTTCGCGGAACGGCACGCGCTTCAGGTTGCCGTACACGCTCGACGAGCTGGCAAACGCGAACCGCCCCACGCCGTGCTGCCGGGCGGCTTCGAGCAGGTGCGTCGTCCCCACCACGTTCACCCGCGCGTAGTACGCCGGCCTTTCGATGCTCGGCCGAACCCCCGCCATCGCCGCCAGGTGCAGGATCGCGTCGGGCTTGACCGTCCGCACCAGCCGATCGATGTCCGGCCCGTGCTCGATGTCGATCTCCTCGACGTCGATCCGCTCGCGGAACTTGTCCGAGACGGTCTTGAGGTTCGTCTCCTTCCACGCCCGGTCGTAGAAGTCGCAAAAGTTGTCGACCCCCACGACGCGGTGCCCTTCCGCGAGCAGCCGCTCAGCCGCATGGCTCCCGATGAACCCCGCCGCCCCGGTCACCAGCACCGTCGACCCCGGCGGCAGCTGGCC from Planctomycetota bacterium includes the following:
- a CDS encoding GDP-mannose 4,6-dehydratase, whose translation is MRKGQLPPGSTVLVTGAAGFIGSHAAERLLAEGHRVVGVDNFCDFYDRAWKETNLKTVSDKFRERIDVEEIDIEHGPDIDRLVRTVKPDAILHLAAMAGVRPSIERPAYYARVNVVGTTHLLEAARQHGVGRFAFASSSSVYGNLKRVPFREEDNVAQPVSPYAATKRAGELICYTFHHLYQLPIACLRFFTVYGPRQRPDLAIHKFTRLIDRGEPVPFFGDGSTSRDYTFVDDTVSGIVASLHHIPKYGYRVYNLGNSSPTSLTELVEGLERAVGKKAVLDKQPRQPGDVDRTFADVSLARDELGYEPSVSLDEGLSRFVAWYREFGELYRLPGAEAMASAS